Below is a window of Arabidopsis thaliana chromosome 2, partial sequence DNA.
GTTATgcgtttaaggtttagggtttgattttcttttggacACACTTGATCAGCGTCCAAGGCGGCGGGGACAACACCAACACAGGCACCTGCACCGGATACTCCCGCGGATGGACCAACGGGACCCACAACTAAATCAGGAATTCGACCCGTAGATCAGCCCATGCAACCCACCGGCCTCGCTCAATCTTCTACTTCTCCATTTCTCCCGTTGCTTTTCATATCTCTTATCCTGTTGAACTTATAAGCCCAATCGACGTGTAAAGTCTTTAACCTGTTATGCATGTGTTGTCAGATATTTTCATTACGAGTTCATTTTTACACATGAtttcagcaaaaaaaatactatttcaATACTCTgataaattatttcaaaaaatgcCTGTCATgcatgtatttttcttcttcttttttttggtttgccGCGATATATTGGAAATTTAAAATGTCTAAAATGTCGTTAGCTCTTCTCTTCTGTTTTATTCTTTCTATTATGTGTTCAAATTTCTTGGCTTAACCTAACATGATGGCTAACAGAGTGTTAGATATCATGTTAGGttattgaagatgatgaataaACGGGGAGATTGGTCGCCATTCTCTATagagtgtttctttttatttgatatatagaGTGTTTGGTAATTGGTATACAAATAAAGATGCATCCctaatttctaaaattaattatgagTCGGTGGTGTATCAATCAATAACGATCATTAACTCCGGAACATTAAGAAtagtttttggaaaaaaaatttgaaaacagcAACCTACTCTTCCAAAAggaattctttttttatacaCTAAACAGAGAAACATGTCCAAAAAGAAATTTCGACATAAAAGCTGCAATTTACATTACAAAATTAACCGTGATTGTTAATTGGCAATCTCGTCTGTTGTTTTCAAGCGTCTTCAAGAGCTTTCTTGATGTCTTTCTGCtaacaaaagaaggaaatcGGATCACTGACAATGACAACATTTATTACATGGGTACTTTGGATATATAAAGAACGGATACCTCGATTGATAGCGGTGTAACCATCGTGCCATAACGATCAATCACTAAGCCATCTTTGCCGACCAAGAACTTGGTGAAGTTCCACTTAATTCTGGAACCCAGAAAGGTGGGTTTACTTGCCTTAAGGAATTTATAGATTGGTGCTGCGTTTTGACCGTTTACGCGTACCTAACCCAACATTCACAAATCAAGACTTGTTAAGTGCATGTTTATGAATTTCTTGTTATAAACGAACATACCACAAGTCACAGCAGCCTAacataataagataataaactTGTTCCAAGAGTCTTGATCCCTACGTACCTTTTGGAAAACAGGGTATTCGGCCTTAAAGCGTTCGCAGGCAAATTCATGAGCCTCTTGACTTGTGCCGGGCTCCTGGTATAGAAACTGGTTGCAAGGGAATGCCAAGATCTCAAAATCTGAAAACGAGAGAGCATGAAAT
It encodes the following:
- the GPX4 gene encoding glutathione peroxidase 4 (glutathione peroxidase 4 (GPX4); FUNCTIONS IN: glutathione peroxidase activity; INVOLVED IN: oxidation reduction, response to oxidative stress, N-terminal protein myristoylation; LOCATED IN: cytosol; EXPRESSED IN: 6 plant structures; EXPRESSED DURING: L mature pollen stage, M germinated pollen stage, 4 anthesis, petal differentiation and expansion stage; CONTAINS InterPro DOMAIN/s: Thioredoxin fold (InterPro:IPR012335), Thioredoxin-like fold (InterPro:IPR012336), Glutathione peroxidase (InterPro:IPR000889); BEST Arabidopsis thaliana protein match is: glutathione peroxidase 5 (TAIR:AT3G63080.1); Has 7346 Blast hits to 7345 proteins in 1724 species: Archae - 2; Bacteria - 3554; Metazoa - 785; Fungi - 210; Plants - 383; Viruses - 8; Other Eukaryotes - 2404 (source: NCBI BLink).), yielding MGASASVPERSVHQFTVKDSSGKDLNMSIYQGKVLLIVNVASKCGFTETNYTQLTELYRKYKDQDFEILAFPCNQFLYQEPGTSQEAHEFACERFKAEYPVFQKVRVNGQNAAPIYKFLKASKPTFLGSRIKWNFTKFLVGKDGLVIDRYGTMVTPLSIEKDIKKALEDA
- the GPX4 gene encoding glutathione peroxidase 4, producing the protein MSIYQGKVLLIVNVASKCGFTETNYTQLTELYRKYKDQDFEILAFPCNQFLYQEPGTSQEAHEFACERFKAEYPVFQKVRVNGQNAAPIYKFLKASKPTFLGSRIKWNFTKFLVGKDGLVIDRYGTMVTPLSIEKDIKKALEDA